gaagatgatgatggtgatggtgatgatgatgatgatgatggtggtggtgatgatgatgatgatgctaataatgatgatgatgatgatgatggtggtggtgatgatgatgatggtgaagatgatgatggtgatggtgatgatgatgatgatgatggtggtggtgatgatgatgatgatgatggtgatgatgatgatgatgatgatgatgatggtggtggtgatgatgatgatgatgatgatgatggtggtggtgatgatgatgatgatgatgatgatgatgatgatgatgatggtgatgatgatgatgatgatgatgatggtggtgatgatgatgatgctaatgatgatggtggtggtgatgatgatgatgatgatgatgatgatgatggtgatgatgatgatgatgatgatggtggtggtgatgatgatgatgatgatgatggtgatgatgatgatggtgaagatgatgatggtgatgatggtggtgatgatgatgatgacgatgatgatgatggtgatgatgatgatgatgatgatgatgatgatggtggtggtgatgatgatgatgatgatggtggtggtgatgatgatgatggtgaagatgatgatggtgatggtgatgatgatgatgatgatggtggtggtgatgatgatgatgatgctaataatgatggtgatgatgatgatgatgatgatgatgatgatgatgatgatgatggtaatgatggtaatgatggtgatgatgacggtgatgatgatggtgatgatgatgatggtgaagatgatgatggtgatgatgatgatgatgatgatggtggtggtgatgatgatgatgatgctaatgatgatggtgatgatgatgatgatgatgatgatgatgaagatgatgatgattatgatgatgatgatgataatgatcacaCACAAAACAGGGAAAAGTACAAGTATTATTACGATTATTGTGATAGTTAGAATTCACATTgtcaatatataatttttactaTTTTCGATAAGAACGattatataattcaattttACCTGACATCTCTGTACTCTGCGAAATCATGAGCTGATCCATGACACACAACCTCCCTATCTTTAGGTTTCTCAAACATAGACTTCGTCCAGAATGTTGGTGGCATCTCATAAAGACCAAGAGACTTGAAAAACCTGAAATTTCATTGAGAATACTTgtgtaatttgatattgatcTTGACACGGAGATGGTCCGTTGCCTGAACAAAATCATTAACTtctattttaataattttgtttaaagatATTCCTTGAGTGAGGGGTTTTCCAACAAGCACTATGAGGTAGAACAATTTAGGAgatattcttacattttttatacatgcaAACAAACATTATTAGTTCCTATCAACGACAGAGTCGTTAATAAAAATTTTCCTTTAGCAAGTTTGGCTAAATACAGGGTAGAGATGGATAGATGATTTACCTGTTTGCAACTTGAAACATTTTTAGAACGGTCCATccttcttctttcattttatcgGTGACATCTATAGTTCCCTTGTTGGGGAAAGGCTCCACGATGTCGTAAATGTTATTCCATTGCTGTGCCCACATATTACCTACAGAAAAGGAATATTTATTCCATTTCGGTTTTATCAGGAATTTACAGTTGCTTAtaacaaaaaagacaaaaaatgggAGAAAACAACATTCCAATTATATTACTAAGTAACCATGTCCCAGGAAACCTTGCATGTGAATCTGACAATTAAAATAAACAACCCCAAACATTATCATGACTTGTTTTATATAAAACTTGCATTAATAAATTTTACGAAATAAATGAAGATAATGGAGCAGTGgtgtaactaaaaaaaaatgcccccccccccaagaaaaaggtGTAAACAGCGGTGATTTGCACGAAATTTCTTCGAATATACTATACTAAATTAGTATTTTCGCTGCCCTTTTAAAACTCAGCAGTTCACTCCCCCTcttcctttgaaaaaaagtcTCTTACGTAATCGTATAGGGATGCACCATATACGTACCAAGTAAATGAGCTGGAATGGGGGCGCGCACGTCTACCTTATCATCTCCGTACTTTCCCGCCAACTTTCTCCTTACGTAAGAATGAAGCTGGAGGTACATTGGTTTGACTTCTTGCCAGAGTTCATCGACCTCTTCCTCAAATGTGGGGTCTTCGTACTTTTCGAGGAGGACATCGGTATAGGTATCATAACCTACATAAGAAATAAGGGTCTGTTGTAGTTAATAGTTATACTCATTGAAACCAACAAATAAGataaatggatttttttttttaatgagagtGTTATCAAATACAAACTGAAAAGATAAAACTTTCAATCGCAAACAGTTTAGTTAGACAGTAATTATGCAAAATTTCATCTGCAGATTTAtatttgttgtgtttttaataaatgaaaaataggaCAAAACTATGTTTAATTATCATATCGTATTATGACGTATAAGCCAACcagttaaaaataatttcttccAAAACGGGCCTGTTTCCCTCATTCTGTTCATGGCAAATTGTATTGAATCCATTAGTAATTCACTGTAAATTTGAAGGCGGCGAGCTGTCCATTTCcctgtttatttttgttttattttggctaaaaaataattaatcagCCGCATGGTCGTGCGCAGTtgacccccctcccctaaaaaaaaattgaaaacttacatttttgaCTGATATTtgtcacaaaattcaccaaaagcatgcacgaaatccttcaatttctctttacaaaatgcaaaatcgACTaaatgacaagctcggtcgcttcactccctcgctttcgagtttttgcataaaaaataacGCGCGTCCTGCCCTGCTCCCCTCCCCCCGCCCcctgcaaaaaaataataaaaatctgcGTACAGCATGATCGACCATGAGGGAAACAGAATTCCGCTGATCATACATTGGCTCATATACCTCCTGAATTTGCCGCTTCGTTCTTCAATTCAACGTAGGTTGGATAGAGCTTCCCGATCTTAGGACCTACTGCATCTCTCCATCCGACCCAAACCCGGAGAAGTTCGTCATAATCCCGATTTTTGGCCAATATGTTTTCTAGATCCGGCTCCAATGCGAGGCATCCCTCAGTCTTTCCTGCTGGCTGGTCGGATGGACATACTTTTCCGACGCTGTATATTGTCTGCATCTTATTCGTAGTCATTTGCAGTAATCTGAATAGTGTAAAATATTGGTGTTTATAGACACCGTTAATGTCTTTTTAACATTCAATATTTGGCAACTGATAATAAACCAAACATTGGTGAAAAATAAACAGGTAATAATTGCAGAACTACACACCGGCTCGGTAACATGGACtaagatgaaaatatagaaTTATGAAGGTGGTTACcggtttaaacaaaataaacttaaaCAATCCAAATAACGTGACGAATTTGACAAGTTATTACATATCAGGAATTTCACCCTCTTTTatcaatataaatgtacatattCACCGCACAAGTACTAGTACTACCATGACTAACAAAGgtatcaaaaacttaaacttaAGTTTGGCTTTGAGCTCGGCGGTCACCTTACAAAAAGTGAATGCTCATACCTTCTTTTACGTCCATCTCGAAGCTCGCTGCCCCTCAGAGCGAATTTGAGCATTCTTTTGCTCCTGCCATCAAGTTTATCTTGAATGATTCTTCTTGCTTCATCTTTCATCTCCAAACCATAGTTTCCAGACAGCATTGAAACATTGGACAAAAACTGATACAAAGAAAAGATACAATATTTTGCTACTAACATTTTCCAACTGAAATCAGCATTGTAGCCTCGGACTGTGTCTGCagtattattcatttcattattgtataatacatttttgggTATGGTCTCTGGTTCAGATGCTCGACATTAGGGAGCCTTAGATTTCTCATATATGATTGGGAGATAATCAGCCAGGGCCCTGCACGATTTGTTTACAGGggatgctgatgtaaatttgacaagcaaaacaaaatgggTTTCTCTAAAACATGAAGGTCATtatggtcccgagaaatttgacaagcagttTTTTCTTTAAGTTTCGCTACAAAATGTATGTGCTTTttggttatacatgtattgatCAATTTtgccacacctaccagaattccagggggtgctgcctttggaaaataacacacacaacaTCCCCATGAAAATATTGGAGGTGCTTCAGCATcctcagcacccccgcttcccagggccttGTGATCAGCCTCACTGCGCATGAATAGGAGGGGAGCAGAGCGATAAGGGAGAGACGATTCTGGGTCATGCTGGGACAAAAGGTTGTCAAAATTCATGTTTCATAATTGACCCAGGAGCGAACTTTTTCTCCTACGACTTTTTCGTCTCCTTTTATATCCAGACCACAGATATCACGTTCAATCGGGTTGCAAGTCTTGTATCCTAAAAGGGTCTCGCCtcaattttaaacaaacaaaagagaTAATTGGTAATACATGGTGTAATGATGTATTATTTGATTCCTATACAGTCCTCCCTCATTCACCAGCCTCAACAAGACGGCACAAGGAGTACGCGTTTTAAGGAAAGTAAGataattgcatattttatttatttgttatttgacTTGAGTTTAGAATGTAAAATTGggatataaaaaataacagtaAGCGCCTACATGAACTGCGTGGTTTTCCACAAAACAAGTTTATTTCGATTTATGAGGAAATGCATTGgtatcaatgaaatgccattaataattcatgaaagaaataaattgagAGTCTCACCTTGACCATAAATTCATGGAATTAAAAACAGACGCTGTCTGTATAGGAATAATCCCCATTTTACACATGCAGATATTTATAGGTGACTCATTTTAGACACTATCTTGCAAATAACATCATCCATGTAATTGCATCGTGAAATTTAGATTATctggaaaataacaaaatgctGATGATGTTGCATTCAAGGATATGAAACCCATATCATAATGAATGATG
This genomic interval from Lytechinus pictus isolate F3 Inbred chromosome 3, Lp3.0, whole genome shotgun sequence contains the following:
- the LOC135153713 gene encoding uncharacterized protein DDB_G0271670-like, giving the protein SSSSSSSSSSSSSSPSSLASSSSSPPPSSSSSSSPSSSSPSSSSPSSSPSSSPSLPSLPSSSSSSSSSSSSSSPSLLASSSSSPPPSSSSSSPSPSSSSPSSSSPPPSSSSSSPPPSSSSSSSSSSPSSSSSSSSSPPSSPSSSSPSSSSPSSSSSSSPPPSSSSSSSPSSSSSSSSSSPPPSSLASSSSPPSSSSSSSSPSSSSSSSSSSSSSPPPSSSSSSSSPPPSSSSSSSSSPSSSSSSPPPSSSSSSPSPSSSSPSSSSPPPSSSSSSLLASSSSSPPPSSSSSSPSPSSSSPSSSSPPPSSSSSSPPPSSSSSSSSSSSPSSSSSSSSSPPSSPSSSSPSSSSPSSSSSSSPPPSSSSSSSPSSSSSSSSSPPPSSLASSSSPPPSSSSPSSSSPSSSSSSSPPPSSSSSSSPSSSSSSSSSSPPPSSLASSSSPPPSSSSSSSPSSSSSSSSSSSSSSSSPPPSSSSSSSSPSSSSPSLPSSSSSPSLPSLPSSSSSSPPPSPPCTTTPIIFTIIIFVISITTIIIIIMKHHPRHHYHNHLHPKSSS